The window GCCGCTCGCTATGGCCTGATCGTGTGGGTCCCCGTGCACTTTCTGGGTGCCAACTGGAAGAGCGGCGACAGCATGATCGATCCGAAGTGGATCACCGTTGCCCTGCCGGTAGGCATGGCCATCGGCGCGCTGAGTAATGGCTGGATTTCGGACAAACTGTTCGGTTCCAAACGCTACCTGGCGATCATGCTCTACATGGTGCTCGGCGCCGCTACCAGCCTGTGGATGTGGACCCTTGCGCCTCACAGTGCCACGGGGCTTATCGCGTTATTCCTCTGCGGATTCTTTGTTTACGGCCCTGCGTCGAGTTTCTGGGCGCTCTGCCCTGACCTGGTCGGAGCAAAGCGGGCTGGCACGGCGACCGGCGTCATGAACTTCTCGTCCTACCTGTTCGCGGGCCTGGCGGAACCGCTGATCGGCGGTATGCTCGACAGTACCGGCAATACGTCGTTGATCTTCATCGTGGTCACCACCGCTTGCCTTTGCAGCGCAGTGGTCGCGCTGTTCATCAGGCGTTGAGTACAAGGTCGCGGCTCAGGAACAGGATCTTTTATGTACCAGTACCACAAGTGGCTACGTTCTTTTCATGCAGTAGCGAAGACGGGCAGTTTCACCCTCGCCGCCGAGTACCTGAGCGTCGGCCAACCGACGGTGAGTGAACAGGTCAACGCGCTGGAAAAGAAATATTCCGTAGAACTGTTCCACCGTCGCGGCCGCTTTATCGAAATGAGTTCGGCGGGACACAAGCTCTATGCGATCACTCAGGGCCTGTTCGGCCAAGAGGATGAAGCCGTGCAACTTTTACAAAGTTTCAAGCAACGCAAGACCGGTATGTTGCGCTTGGGCGCGGTGTCCCCGCCCATAGCGATGAACCTGACGTATGAATTGATGCAGCGACACCCGGACATCGAACTGGAGACCTCGTTTTCTCCCGAAAAGGAGACGCTGGACCGGCTCTTCAACTTCGACATTGATGTGGCGATTCTGGCGCTGTCCGAATTCGACCAGCGTTTTGATACACAACTTTACCGGCGCTATCCGATCATTGCTGTCGTGCGCGATGACCATCCCTGGGCCAGTCAGAAAGAGGTACACGTCGAACAGATCAGCAGTGAACGATGGGTGCTTCGGGAAAAAAGCTCGCGCACGCGTCAGTTGGTGGAGGAAAGCTGCAAGCGCCTCGACGTCGCGCTCAACTGCGTGATGCAGCTGAACAGTCGCGAAGCCATCGTCCATGCCATCGCCAAGGGCATCGGCATTGGCTTTGTCTCTGCCGTCGAGTACGCCGAAACCCCGGGCACAAAACCGATCACGTTTGTAAATCACCCGTTTTCCATCGACTACCACTTGTGCTGCCTCGGTATTCGCAGAAACCGGCCGATGATCGCGGAGTTGTTCGACGCCAGTTCAACGCCTGTTATCTGATTCTGTAACGCACTTTAACAATCGATAAGCCTACTTCTCACTGGTGAGAGGGACGGCCTTCCCCTACCCAAAAGTGGAGATTCAACATGCATTACAAACAACCTGCGCAACTGCAAGCCGTGGTCCTGGACTGGGCAGGCACCGTCGTCGATTTCGGCTCCTTTGCCCCTACGCAAATTTTCGTCGAGGCGTTCGCCGAGTTCGGCGTGGCGGTTTCTCTGGAGGAAGCGCGCGGTCCCATGGGCATGGGTAAGTGGGACCACATCCGCACTTTATGCGATCAGCCACAGATAGCCGAACGTTACCGTGCGGTGTTTGATCGCTTACCGACCGATGAAGACGTCACCGCGCTTTACGAGCGTTTCATGCCACTGCAAATCGAAAAGATTGCGCTGCATTCGGCACTTATTCCTGGCGCCTTGAACGCCATCGATGCGCTGCGCGACCAGGGTTTGAAAATCGGATCCTGTTCCGGTTATCCGGCTGTCGTCATGGAAAAAGTGGTGGAACTGGCGCGCCACAATGGCTACGTCGCCGACCACGTGGTAGCGACCGACGAAGTGCCCAATGGCCGCCCACACCCCGCCCAGGCTCTGGCTAACGTGATTGCCTTGGGCATCAGCGACGTCGCCGCTTGCGTCAAGGTCGACGACACCTGGCCCGGCATCCTCGAAGGCCGCAGCGCCGGTATGTGGACAGTCGCGCTGACGTGCTCCGGCAACGCTCTGGGTTTGACCTACGAACAGTACAAGGCGTTGCCCTCCGACAAGTTGGCGGAAGAACGTGCCCGCATCATCAAGATGTTCGAAGGTTCTCGCCCGCACTACCTGATCGACACGATCGTCGATTTGCCGGCCGTCATCGAAGACATCAATGCCCGCCTGGCACGCGGTGAAACCCCTCAAGGTTCCTGACCACGTTCGGCTAAGTGACAGTGGCCGTTCTCCGGACGGCTACAACCAAAAACAACAAGAGAGACTCGTCATGATCTACGCCCATCCTGGCACCCCCGGCGCCCTCATATCCTTCAAGCACCGCTACGGTAACTACATCGGCGGCGAGTTCGTCGCGCCTGTCAAAGGTCAGTACTTCACCAATACCTCGCCAGTGAATGGCCAGCCCATTGCCGAGTTTCCTCGCTCCACGGCCGAAGACATCGACAAGGCCCTGGACGCTGCCCACGCGGCAGCCGATGCCTGGGGCGCCACGTCCGCCCAGGCGCGCTCGCTGGTGCTGCTGAAAATCGCCGACCGCATCGAACAGAACCTGGAACTACTGGCGATCACCGAGTCCTGGGACAACGGTAAAGCCGTGCGTGAAACCCTCAACGCCGACATTCCGCTGGCCGCCGACCACTTCCGCTACTTCGCCGGTTGCATCCGCGCCCAAGAAGGCAGCGCTGCCGAAATCGACGGCAACACCGTGGCCTATCACATCCATGAACCGCTGGGCGTGGTCGGGCAGATCATCCCATGGAACTTCCCGATCCTGATGGCTGCCTGGAAACTCGCCCCGGCCCTGGCTGCCGGTAACTGCGTGGTGCTCAAGCCTGCCGAGCAAACGCCACTGGGCATTACCGTGCTGGTCGAGTTGATTGGCGACCTGCTGCCACCCGGCGTGCTGAACATCGTGCAAGGCTTCGGCAAAGAAGCCGGTGAAGCGCTGGCCACCAGCAAGCGCATCGCCAAGATCGCGTTCACCGGCTCGACCCCGGTCGGCTCGCACATCATGAAATGCGCGGCCGAAAACATCATTCCGTCCACCGTAGAGCTGGGTGGCAAGTCGCCGAACATCTTCTTCGAAGACATCATGAAGGCTGAGCCTTCCTTCATCGAAAAAGCCGCTGAAGGCCTGGTGCTGGCGTTCTTCAACCAGGGCGAAGTCTGCACCTGCCCGTCCCGCGCGCTGGTGCAAGAGTCGATCTACGACGACTTCATGAAAGAAGTGATGAAAAAAGTCCTGTCGATCAAACGTGGCGACCCGCTGGACACCGACACCATGGTCGGCGCCCAGGCCTCCGAGCAGCAATTCGACAAGATCCTTTCGTACCTGGAAATCGCCAAGGGCGAAGGCGCCGAGCTGCTGACTGGCGGCAAGGTGGAAAAACTCGAAGGCAACCTGGCGAGCGGGTATTACATCCAGCCGACCCTGCTCAAGGGCACCAACAAAATGCGTGTGTTCCAGGAAGAAATCTTTGGCCCGGTGGTGAGCATCACCACCTTCAAGGACGAAGCCGAAGCCCTGGCCATCGCCAACGACACCGAGTTCGGCCTGGGCGCCGGCCTCTGGACCCGCGACATCAACCGTGCATATCGCATGGGCCGCGCCATCAAGGCCGGTCGTGTCTGGACCAACTGCTACCACCTGTACCCGGCTCACGCCGCGTTCGGCGGTTACAAGAAATCCGGCGTCGGCCGTGAAACCCACAAGATGATGCTCGATCACTATCAGCAGACCAAAAACCTGCTGGTGAGCTACGACATCAATCCATTGGGGTTCTTCTAATACTTGGACTGTAGACGACTAGTCGAAAGACAGAATGTGCTCTGTAATTTGAAACCTCGCATAGTCAGGGCCCGACAGCCGGGCCCTGATGCTCAAGGCTATTTCAACGCACCATCGAACGCCGGCGTCAGCCCCGACAACTCCAGCTTGCGCACAAAGTCGCCGAGACGTTGCTGCTTGTAGGCGTCCACATCCAGGTCACGGTAATCGTAAAAACCCTGGCCATCGCGCAAGCCATTGCGGCCGTTTTGCATGTTGTCGGCGATCACCTGTGGCGACTCGAAACGCGGTGCCAGCGCGCCACTCAGGTAACGCGAGGCGTAGTAGAGAATGTCGCCGCCGCCCCAATCGATGAACTCCAGCAAGCCCAGCACCGAGAAGCGCAAACCAAAGCCGACGCGCACTGCGGTGTCGATGTCTTCTGCGCTGGCCACGCCCTCTTCCACCATCCGTGCGGCTTCGTTCATCGCCAGTGCCTGGATGCGCGGCACGATGTAGCCGGCCACCGGATTGCACACCACCGGCACCTTGCCGATGCGCTTGAGCAATTGCAGCAGGCGCTCGACCACTTGCGGGCAGGTTGCGTCGCTACGACTGACTTCCACAAGTGGCATCAGGTGCGCAGGGTTGAGCCAGTGCGCGTTCACGAAGCGTTGCGGCTCACTGACCATTTCGCTCAGCTCGGTGACCAGAAAAGTCGAGGTGGTCGACGCGATGATGGTCGCCGCCGGGACGTGCTCGCTGATCCAGGCAAAAGTCTCCTGCTTGACCTCGATGACTTCCGGCACGGCTTCGAACACCAGGTCGCACTCGCGCAATGCCTCAGCGGACTGGGTCCTGGCTTGCAGCGTCAACCGCGATAGCGCGATGTCCGCCTGCTCCAGATTCAACACGCCGAGGCGCACCAGCATTTGCAGTTCGCGGCGGATACTGCTTCGCACACGTTCGAAGTAGCCGTGCCGCTCATCTTCGGCGCGATCCTTGATGTCGATAAGGGTCACCGGCAGACCGGCATGGATGAACGCCAGGGCAATGCCCTCGCCCATCCGGCCGGCGCCGACCACGCTGACTTGGGGCAGCGCGGCGTTCATCAGTTGTAACCCTTGGTCAGAAGCTCGGTCATCTGCGCCCGACTCAGTTTGGCCAGACCGAGGTTTTCCAGGGTACGGCCTTCTGCGTAGAGATCACGTTCGGCGACAACCGAAGCAATGCTCAGCAAACCCTGCGCAACCGGCGTCGGCACACCGGCCCAGCGGCCGACGGACACCAGGAATGACAAGCCCAAACGCGTGTCTTCAAGCATATAGCGATGCTTTTGCAGGTCGATGTCTTCGCGCCAGTCGCCGCTGTCGGTCAACTTGCCATGGGCGCCGCGACCGTACATCCACTCCTCGCCCTCGGTGGTGTTGTAGTGGTCGGCCAGGGGAAAGTGCGGTGCGCCGTAGGTCAATGCTTCGCGCACGGCCATGCGTTCGGCATCGAGCTGGTTGGTCACGCGACGAATCGACGGTTGGGTGCCTTCGTTGTGAATGTCCCAGGACTCGAAATGCTCAAGGGGACCGGCGTTCATCATGATCAGCGGCGGGTGAATGATTGGACCGGCGTTCATCAACGCACCGCTGAGGGCATCTTCAATCGGCTCTACACTTGGGTAGGCTTCGCGCAATACCGCGAAAGCGTGTTCGGACAGGTTGCTCGGGAACACGCCGGTCGGCAGGCGGGTGGCGTAGCAACTGATCACCAGGTCACTGGCGCCGTGCTTGCGCACCAGATACGGCAACGTGCCGGTTTCAGCGAAGGCGACCTTGCTCTGATTGCCCGCATCGGCCATGGCCTTGGCGAACACATAGCTTCCGAATGTGCCCGGTGGCAGGAACACCACCTGACCGTCGTGCAGGTGCGGCGCAACCTGTTTGGCCAGGTCTTCGTGGGAGGTCGACGGCAGCGGGATGATCACCAATTGCGCGTCGGCCAGTGCTTCGGCCAGGTTGTCGGTGAACGATAGCTTGTCGCCCTGCTGGCCGACGGATAATTTGCGAGTGCCCTTGTAGTCCTTGATGGTCAGGCTACCGATCGCCAGCAGCTCCTTGAGCGCTGCACCGTCGCGACGCCACAGGCGAGTTTGATGCCCCTTTTCAGCCATTTCCACAGCAGCGGCGTAACAGCCGTGTCCACCACCCAGCACTGTAATCTTCATGGAGCCACTCCTCTTGTAAGTGACTCGATGCTAGCGAGGCGTACCGCCACAGGCTTATCCGATTGCGCAACCGTGTTACGGATTACGCAGAAGTCTTAGTGCTTCTGTCGCCGCAGGGTGTCCGACGGCAGGCAGCCATAACGTTGCCGATAGGCGCTGGAAAAATGCCCGAAGCTGTTGATGCCGTGACGCAAAAGGATGTCGGTGACGGTTTCACCGGCCCTGCCCTGCTTCAGCGACTCATGGATCACCGCCAGGCGCCGGTCACGGATGTACTCGACCGGCGCCTGTTGGAGGAACTGGTTGAAGCCGTTCTGCAAGGTGCGCACCGAGACACCGCAGAGCTCGCTCAGGGTGGTCAGGCTGATCGGTTGGTCGAGGTGTTCCTCGATGTAGTCGCGGGCCTTCTTCACGTGGTGCGGCAGCGGCGCGCGCGCGTCGATCAAGAGGTCCGCCGAGTAGTTATGCGGTAACTGCGTGAGCAGCAGTTGCATCAAGTATTCGGACAAGCCGCTGGCGAGGCGCGAACCGTCCACGCCACTGCCGTACAGCCGACAGATATAGTCCAGGGTGTGATAGAGGCTGACGACGCCGGCGCCCAAATGGTCGACGCTGACATCGAAGATCACTGACTGCCGCAGGCTGCGGCCGAGCAGGCGTTGCAGTTGCGTCTCCAGGGCATCCCGGTCGACGCGCAAGATCAGGTTGCGGCACTCGCCATCGGTAACGATGCGGCTTTGCGCGAACGGCGAGGAAACGCTCAAGCAGCCCGACTGCATCGCCGCGCTGCGTCGCCCGTGGGCCACTTCGCAGTGCCCCTGCAAGGTAATGCGAAACAGGTACTGGTCGGCAATGTCGCCGATGGTGATTTCCACCGGCGCGCCATAGCGCAAGTCGAGCAGCGCCGAATCGCCGAAGAATACGCCGTTGAGCCGGGTGTGAATCGGCTCGTCACGCAGCACGTTGAAGCTGTGCGGGCACAGGTATTGGCTGACCTTGTCCTGGATCTCACGGTAATCGGCCGAGCTGAGCAGGCTGTGCCGCTCCAGCAGGTGTACGTCATTCAACATCGAGGGTTCTCCCGATCTGAAGCGGCTCAGCCCCGCTCCTTCAAAAGGGAGCGAGGCCGAGGCGCCGATCATGAACTATGCCCCATCAAGCCCGGGTCGGGTACTCACGGGCATAACTTTCGCGGAAATGACGGCAACCACGCCACAGCAGAAGTACGGTCAAGGCCGATGCACCGGCGATCACCAGCGACATCGACGAACCCACCGCCGCCGGCGAGCCGAAGTAACGGTCGGTCAACAGTGCCACCAGCGTGGTGCCCAGCCCCAATCCCAGCAGATTGCTGATCAGCAGGAAAACCGCCGAGACCTGTGCGCGCACCTGATTCGGCGCGAGGATCTGCATGGCTGCCGTGGACGCCGGCATCGGGAACGAAGCGAAGAACATCGCCGGCACCAACAGAGTCACCGACAACCACAGTTGATCGACTTGCGAGAACAGCACGGCCGGCACCGCCATGCCGAGGGCACCGATGACGCCAGTGCGCATGGCAGCGTCCTGATGACCTTTCTTGGCCAGATAATCGGTGAGCCAGCCACCGAACAGCACGCCGGCGGTGTTGGCCACCAAGAGTACTGTGCCGAGCATGTAGCCCGCCTCCATGGGCGACAGGCCGAACTTGCGGATGTACAGCGCCGGGCTCCAGCTCATCAGGCAGAACAGGGCCATGGCGTAGAACGAAAAGCCCAGGTAATGACAGGTGAAGGTGGCACGGTGGCGACCCAGGAAGCGCAAGCCATCGCTCATCGCGACCTTCTTCGCCTTGCCCTGCGCATCGACTTGCAGGCCTTTGCGCGCCGGGTCACGCACGGTGAGCCAGATCAGCAGGCCGACGACGATACCTGGCAAACCGACAATGAAGAACGCCAGTTGCCAGGCCTTCATCGCACCGAGAAAGGCCACCTCGATGGTGTTCATGTCCTTGAGCATCGCGATCACATAGCCGCCCACCAGAAAGGCCAGGCCACCACCGACGAACGAACCGATTGAGTAGATGCCTACGGCGCGACCGAGTTTTTCCTTGGGGAACATGTCGCTGAACATCGAGTACGCCGAAGGCGACAGCGCCGCTTCACCGACGCCGACGCCAATGCGTGCGAGGAACATGTGCAGGAAGTTTTTGCTCAGGCCACAAGCGGCGGTCGCGAGACTCCAGAACACCACGCCGACGGCAATGATTTTCGGTCGGGAGAAGCGGTCCGCCAGATAGGCGATGGGCATGCCCATGAAGGCGTAGAACAACGAAAACGCCAAGCCGTGCAGCAAGCTGAACTGGGTGTCACTGATCTGCAGGTCAGCCTTGATCGGCTCGATCATCAGCGCGAGGATCT of the Pseudomonas sp. MAG733B genome contains:
- a CDS encoding LysR substrate-binding domain-containing protein, giving the protein MYQYHKWLRSFHAVAKTGSFTLAAEYLSVGQPTVSEQVNALEKKYSVELFHRRGRFIEMSSAGHKLYAITQGLFGQEDEAVQLLQSFKQRKTGMLRLGAVSPPIAMNLTYELMQRHPDIELETSFSPEKETLDRLFNFDIDVAILALSEFDQRFDTQLYRRYPIIAVVRDDHPWASQKEVHVEQISSERWVLREKSSRTRQLVEESCKRLDVALNCVMQLNSREAIVHAIAKGIGIGFVSAVEYAETPGTKPITFVNHPFSIDYHLCCLGIRRNRPMIAELFDASSTPVI
- the phnX gene encoding phosphonoacetaldehyde hydrolase, with translation MHYKQPAQLQAVVLDWAGTVVDFGSFAPTQIFVEAFAEFGVAVSLEEARGPMGMGKWDHIRTLCDQPQIAERYRAVFDRLPTDEDVTALYERFMPLQIEKIALHSALIPGALNAIDALRDQGLKIGSCSGYPAVVMEKVVELARHNGYVADHVVATDEVPNGRPHPAQALANVIALGISDVAACVKVDDTWPGILEGRSAGMWTVALTCSGNALGLTYEQYKALPSDKLAEERARIIKMFEGSRPHYLIDTIVDLPAVIEDINARLARGETPQGS
- a CDS encoding aldehyde dehydrogenase family protein, yielding MIYAHPGTPGALISFKHRYGNYIGGEFVAPVKGQYFTNTSPVNGQPIAEFPRSTAEDIDKALDAAHAAADAWGATSAQARSLVLLKIADRIEQNLELLAITESWDNGKAVRETLNADIPLAADHFRYFAGCIRAQEGSAAEIDGNTVAYHIHEPLGVVGQIIPWNFPILMAAWKLAPALAAGNCVVLKPAEQTPLGITVLVELIGDLLPPGVLNIVQGFGKEAGEALATSKRIAKIAFTGSTPVGSHIMKCAAENIIPSTVELGGKSPNIFFEDIMKAEPSFIEKAAEGLVLAFFNQGEVCTCPSRALVQESIYDDFMKEVMKKVLSIKRGDPLDTDTMVGAQASEQQFDKILSYLEIAKGEGAELLTGGKVEKLEGNLASGYYIQPTLLKGTNKMRVFQEEIFGPVVSITTFKDEAEALAIANDTEFGLGAGLWTRDINRAYRMGRAIKAGRVWTNCYHLYPAHAAFGGYKKSGVGRETHKMMLDHYQQTKNLLVSYDINPLGFF
- a CDS encoding 3-hydroxybutyryl-CoA dehydrogenase encodes the protein MNAALPQVSVVGAGRMGEGIALAFIHAGLPVTLIDIKDRAEDERHGYFERVRSSIRRELQMLVRLGVLNLEQADIALSRLTLQARTQSAEALRECDLVFEAVPEVIEVKQETFAWISEHVPAATIIASTTSTFLVTELSEMVSEPQRFVNAHWLNPAHLMPLVEVSRSDATCPQVVERLLQLLKRIGKVPVVCNPVAGYIVPRIQALAMNEAARMVEEGVASAEDIDTAVRVGFGLRFSVLGLLEFIDWGGGDILYYASRYLSGALAPRFESPQVIADNMQNGRNGLRDGQGFYDYRDLDVDAYKQQRLGDFVRKLELSGLTPAFDGALK
- a CDS encoding NAD/NADP octopine/nopaline dehydrogenase family protein — protein: MKITVLGGGHGCYAAAVEMAEKGHQTRLWRRDGAALKELLAIGSLTIKDYKGTRKLSVGQQGDKLSFTDNLAEALADAQLVIIPLPSTSHEDLAKQVAPHLHDGQVVFLPPGTFGSYVFAKAMADAGNQSKVAFAETGTLPYLVRKHGASDLVISCYATRLPTGVFPSNLSEHAFAVLREAYPSVEPIEDALSGALMNAGPIIHPPLIMMNAGPLEHFESWDIHNEGTQPSIRRVTNQLDAERMAVREALTYGAPHFPLADHYNTTEGEEWMYGRGAHGKLTDSGDWREDIDLQKHRYMLEDTRLGLSFLVSVGRWAGVPTPVAQGLLSIASVVAERDLYAEGRTLENLGLAKLSRAQMTELLTKGYN
- a CDS encoding AraC family transcriptional regulator; protein product: MLNDVHLLERHSLLSSADYREIQDKVSQYLCPHSFNVLRDEPIHTRLNGVFFGDSALLDLRYGAPVEITIGDIADQYLFRITLQGHCEVAHGRRSAAMQSGCLSVSSPFAQSRIVTDGECRNLILRVDRDALETQLQRLLGRSLRQSVIFDVSVDHLGAGVVSLYHTLDYICRLYGSGVDGSRLASGLSEYLMQLLLTQLPHNYSADLLIDARAPLPHHVKKARDYIEEHLDQPISLTTLSELCGVSVRTLQNGFNQFLQQAPVEYIRDRRLAVIHESLKQGRAGETVTDILLRHGINSFGHFSSAYRQRYGCLPSDTLRRQKH
- a CDS encoding MFS transporter, coding for MNIQVNDAVLQKKKTYIYEWYVVGLCMIAYIFSFVDRQILALMIEPIKADLQISDTQFSLLHGLAFSLFYAFMGMPIAYLADRFSRPKIIAVGVVFWSLATAACGLSKNFLHMFLARIGVGVGEAALSPSAYSMFSDMFPKEKLGRAVGIYSIGSFVGGGLAFLVGGYVIAMLKDMNTIEVAFLGAMKAWQLAFFIVGLPGIVVGLLIWLTVRDPARKGLQVDAQGKAKKVAMSDGLRFLGRHRATFTCHYLGFSFYAMALFCLMSWSPALYIRKFGLSPMEAGYMLGTVLLVANTAGVLFGGWLTDYLAKKGHQDAAMRTGVIGALGMAVPAVLFSQVDQLWLSVTLLVPAMFFASFPMPASTAAMQILAPNQVRAQVSAVFLLISNLLGLGLGTTLVALLTDRYFGSPAAVGSSMSLVIAGASALTVLLLWRGCRHFRESYAREYPTRA